ACCCTGAGGTGTATTTGAGTTGGGAAATTAACATGGAGAAGTTTCTGCGGTCCAACAACATTCCCAAAGAAAAGAAGCTATCACAAGCTGTCCAAGCCTTCACGGGGAATGCTTACAAATGGTGGCTAAAGGAGAGCAGTCCTAGCATCTACAACCAGCCCGTGGTAGATTGGAGAGACCTTAAAGTCAGGATGTATAAAGAGTTTGCAGAGAAGTATCAAGACAAAGTAGATGCCACATCAAAGTTCCATTGTCAAGCAACGAGGAAAGTGATGTCTACACCAAAACCGCATACTGTTCCTAAACCAAAGAAGGCTCACGACCATGAACCCAAGGAGATATCATCTAGTGTACTTACACACCAAGCAGGGTTTAAGAGGTCGGCTCAATTAAACAAGGTCCAGCCACAGCCAATCACTACACCCTTACCTGAACTGCAAAAGTTACAAGAGATGTGTCAAAGGCTCAAGGAGACTCTAGAACCCAAGGAGGAGAACACATCAAACCAAGGTAAGTCTTCTGACCTTATGAAACCCAAGAACCCAACTTGCTATAGATGCCATAAACGTGGGCACTTTGCTGCTGTTTGTCCATTTAAGAAAACCTTGAAAGAAACATCACTAGGAGAGCAAActgaaatatcaaaaataagtGATAGTTTAATTCAATCTGATTTGTTGGTTTCCAATGCTTGTATAATGCTCTTGTCTATGTCAAAAGGTTTTTATACAGGTACTAAGGGGCATGATGAGTCCATTAAAGAAGAACCAACCAAAGGAAGTGATATTCTTGTTCCTTTAGAGCTTTCAAATTCTGTAATTATGCACCTCTTGCCAAAAGATTTTGATCCAGGAATGAGAAAAGTTGATGGACGACCAGACAATGATGAGAAGTTTAAGGAGAACCAGGGACAGCACCTGACTTGTCCACAAAACGTTGAAGAAGTACAAGAAACAGCAAGAGTACACAAGCTGTCAAAGAGCAAATCATACTTCAACTTGCTGAAACAATTTGGGTAAATCTAAACTTTACTTTTcctatttataaattttcaaaccCTGATATAATTCAATTGTTTCCTGCCAAAAGTGTTGAATTTGTTTCAGGAACAGagactaaagatcatatgtatGATCCACCCAAGGAGAGCACAAGGTGTTTATATGCCAAGAGAAAACAAGAAATTGTCCACAGCCACACCTTGATTCCATACGACCCAGGAGATCAAGCACCACCCATCAGAGTGCCAGACCAAAACAGAGGAGTAGTGTTGTCGTTCCTACCCAAAGGAGAACCACCAGATGTGCCATCAAAGATCAAACCGATCAAATACAAAGGTAAGCTAAGGTCCTAGAATCTCAAAGGAAGATGAAacctgacttgctctatcttggtgcagattATCCAGTTTCGAGGTCAAAACTTTTTCAAGGGAGAGGGTATGATGCGGCCATCAAATCAGTACCTGAACCAAGAGCCAACCAGTTGCACCAATCAGCTAAACAAGAGACTAACCAGGATATGTGTTCAGTAAAAACGGAGTGTCTTACCAACCATGAAGAGTTTTGCCATGAAACCAATTTTCATGCATTATACACTCAACAAGGAGTTAAGAAAAATTGGAAGTATCTTCAAATCTACTCGGACCAGGaagatatgaattttacaaacaAGATGTTCtccagcccgtccatctgcgagaatCCGAGTTTAGAAGTTATTTCAAGTCCAACCAAGAAGCGTTAACCAAAGCATGGACTTAAATATGGATCTATTAGCTTTCCAACAAGCCAAGAATGAGGAGAACATTCCACCTAAATATGGAGTTATGGCCCAATTCCCTAAACCAGTCAAACCAGTTCTGCAATTGCCTAATTTGGAGTCTCACCGGTTCAATCTTAGTCAAACCAAAAAATGGCGACCAGGAGAGGTTTCTAAGCATCTGAGAAGTATATCCAGTGATTCAGGAGTAGTTGAAGAGTTCTTACCATGCACCAGAGTCCACATGATCAGGAGGTCTTATTGTTTGGGAACTTTCCTAAATTGGATGCATCCCCACTTTAGAGAATAAGTGACCAACGACCAAGCCATCAAAGCTGCAGCGTTTTGGAAGCATTCCTTACTTGTCTAAGAGTCTTAAGATGCACCAGCACTCACCAGAACACACGGATTCAAGCAAGACCAGACTTGCCATCTTTGGAGCTATTTTTGGAATTATTGCCCATCAATTCCCAACAGCTCTTTTCAAGCCAAGACTACAAAGATTTCGGCCAGGTCTTCAGCATTCAAGATGTTCCCAAGAAGATTAACTACACCAtcaaaccgtccagatacaaAACCAGAATCAAATCCCTTGAAGAAAGCTTTTGGATCCAAGATATcttccaacggctagttttatCGGTTTTCCTTATTTGTTtgcttctttctttgttttagttttctaGCTAAGTTAAGGCAAGAACCTATATAAGCTCTGTCTAGTCTTCATTGTAAGTCACCTTTCAATCCTTAAGAAATAATATtcagtttgtttatttttatcaaagagagtctTTGAATAGAAATCTGTCTTTAGGATACTTGAGTGATTCTTGTGTTCTATTGATTCGTCTGGCATAGGTTGTTTGTGAGTATCTTATATTTTGCACACGGCATGAAAGTTTATGTTTTCATGAACATCTTACTTACTCAGCtttatataagatgtttaaaacttGACCTGTAATTTGGTCCTTTATGATTCGTTGAACCAACCTATTGGTTTTCTTTCAACCTTTGCTTTTTCCTGAGCTAAAATCTTATTTTGGCATTTTTCAGATTTATACGAAATTCTGCCCGGAATATGGAAGACCTTGACAGTACACCAAGGCTGAAAGCTAGCTTTAATTTGTAGAAAGAACGCTGAGGTAGGCATATCTGCCTCCCAATGCACCAACTACACTCTGTGAGAATACTTTGTGAGAATACACTTTCCCCTGCAAAATTTTCCTTTTCCCTTTGTGAACTAAGCcctcaagaaaaagaaaaaaaatacacaatggAATCCATTGGTTTGATTCACTTTCGTACAGAATTTTTCTATTCCCTGTGGATTTgaaggttctttttttttggtttaacgAGCACTTGATCGTATCTTTGTCTACGAAACTGGTGCCAGAAAACATGTTCCCAGTGCTCTATTTATTGATCTCGAGCCCACTGTTATCAATGAAGTCCGTAGGGGAACTTACCGTCAGCTTTTCCATCCTGAGCAGCTAACCTCTGGGAACAACTTGGCCGAAGACAATTATACTGGTGAGGAAACTTTACATGGAGAATTTTTAGATTcatgtattataatttttacatgcaccattttcagatttaaaaatcCATGCGGACATAATCACTAGGTGTTTCGTGCAGACataattatattcaaattatttactaatacatatattttaaattttaaatagaacatcaaattatttatatatgttaaattttctaataaaataaatcattgaaaacactgaatattctattttataatatgaaatCAAACCACATCTAGAATTCAAGTAACCTTTTAAAACCTCATTTTAACATAAATACCAAAACCAACAACTGTTTATAATAGTAATTACTAAGATTGTCCAAAACAACTATAATAACTTTGCCAGAGAGTTTCTCTAAATTAAAACCTCATTATCTACTATTTATAAACACTCACAAAAAAATAGTATTAGAAAACTCGatatcattttcttttgatCGAATCCGATTGATTTATGCATTTTATAGTgttataaaactgaaaacactATAAAAGCTTAAATTTAAGATTAAAAcagcaaaaatattaaaaatttgatttcAATTGAAATTTGGTGTATACAATGTAATAATACTTACACCCAACTTAACATAAAAGGAAATTgacacaaaattatatattttataaaatccgaaaatttgattaaaattgaaatttgttgTATACAACGTAATAATACTTACACCCAACTTAACATAAAAGGAAATTgacacaaaattatatattttataaaatccgATCCATCAAATCCCGTCCGTAGGGCTGGCCTATCCTAGTTCTAAATGATGTTATGTCTTCTACGTTCTCCTGAACATACATTCTACCAAAAGACGAGTGTGCTGAGACGAAATAGATAACGATGTAATGCTGGTTCACTGAGAAAAACTTTAGATGGGGCCCTTCTCCGCCCGGATAGTAATTAATGGCTTAAAATGTAACAAAGACCCATTTCATTTAAGCCTACCGTAACATCTCTACAGGTGAACATTGTTTTGGTGCACCTTCAGGCAAAACATATCGAATGTGTAGACTCTTGAAACTTTACATAGTGTACCTTCTTTTGTTACACCCATCTCATgatttccccccccccccccccccccccccccccccccgccccCCTTTTTTTTAAGGCAAATTGCTGATCCATTGGtccaaaaatatacaaatatgcATTCGTTATAGCTTATAACCAGTACAGGGCCGGCTCAAATATAATGTATTGTAAGCCCTAGGGCGTGATTCATTGGTCCAAACTAAACCActcaattttcatttatttgacgaaaattttaaaacagaacaatgatatttatttgtattacctaagtataaaactattaatatcttaaaaaaattaaacagaaCATTGATATCTATTTGTTTGACGAAAATAACAAATTATAGTTACAGTcttttgttaatatttaattatatagataattaaaattgaattagCTAATTCGACGTTgcaaaaattgatttaaaaataacaatatctatactattaaaacagaaggtCATTTTTTGAGGTGACattcttttttaaaagtatttacaTGCTACTGCCACTggtttatttaaaacatatgcttttaattaaattatgtatttttcaaattttcttttaattaaacagcagaaaatcattttatttaaaaaatcctTCATAAAACGTTTAAACAAACTTCAATTGCTATAATTTAGTTATTGAAATGGATACATGATATACGCAGAAACCACGATACCCAAATTGTATGTTTAATCAACAATATCTCTCAACTTCCATATTAAAAGGAATGTTGTTATTTTGCAAAATTAATAGCTTAATGTAGTTGACCACAATATATGCAAACTTCACATTTTAATTGACCACCATAGCTGACCATCATATCTGACCACCACGGTTAATATGCTTCACCATTTAGTTTTTAGCAAAAATTATTAGCTTAACGTAGTTGACCACTATAATTGTATAGTTCTATAAAATACTaaagaaatattaattattgGTAATATTTATACACacgtaagaaaataataatataaaactattaatttgTAACAAAACAATTATTACGTTACTctctaaacattttaaaaaccaAACCAAGATCGACTCCGTGTATATATTGGTTGACTGGTCTGACCAGTTTAACTCGTTTAACtggtttttaaaacttta
The window above is part of the Brassica napus cultivar Da-Ae chromosome C8, Da-Ae, whole genome shotgun sequence genome. Proteins encoded here:
- the LOC106418018 gene encoding uncharacterized protein LOC106418018, giving the protein MEKFLRSNNIPKEKKLSQAVQAFTGNAYKWWLKESSPSIYNQPVVDWRDLKVRMYKEFAEKYQDKVDATSKFHCQATRKVMSTPKPHTVPKPKKAHDHEPKEISSSVLTHQAGFKRSAQLNKVQPQPITTPLPELQKLQEMCQRLKETLEPKEENTSNQGKSSDLMKPKNPTCYRCHKRGHFAAVCPFKKTLKETSLGEQTEISKISDSLIQSDLLVSNACIMLLSMSKGFYTGTKGHDESIKEEPTKGSDILVPLELSNSVIMHLLPKDFDPGMRKVDGRPDNDEKFKENQGQHLTCPQNVEEVQETARVHKLSKSKSYFNLLKQFG